In one window of Candidatus Scalindua sp. DNA:
- a CDS encoding sugar phosphorylase, with the protein MANEEHYVRHTTENRLKLIEESLKFIYSQEDAARAYEKILALIFKYKQRVESVPYYLTQKDIILITYGDQVFHQGETALATLRRFLNEYVQDAINTVHILPFYPYSSDDGFSIVNHKGVCPLKGSWKDIGEIKKSYRIMFDCVVNHVSQLNRWFTDYLANTPAFENFFIDVDPSTDLSKVVRPRTSPLLTEFIDDEAKIRNIWTTFSNDQVDLNYANYKVLLKILDVLLFYIEKGASLIRLDAIAFIWKEFGTPCVHHPKTHELIQLMREVMHAVAPEVIIITETNVPHGENVSYFGGGDDEAQMVYNFALPPLLAFSILKSDTTKLTHWAKELTLPDSGVCFFNFTASHDGVGVRAVNEILDENEMEFLVQSTVEHGGLVSYRAIGDEEVSPYELNCSYLDLLTDPKEDDNVRVKRMILSQAVVLVMPGVPGIYFHSLVGSHNYPEAVRKTRINRSINRDRLNYDNLKELLEEEGSLQKILFKRYKQLLSIRINEEAFHPLNKFEIPDLGSKVFAIKRYAKDEIEFVLALFNFDGKCVEITLPFEEPEPLVDILTHTKIHSKKLTLDSYQMVWLKKHKEN; encoded by the coding sequence ATGGCTAATGAAGAGCATTATGTTCGGCATACTACAGAAAATAGATTAAAACTCATCGAAGAGTCATTGAAATTTATCTATTCTCAGGAGGATGCTGCAAGGGCTTATGAGAAGATTCTCGCCTTAATCTTCAAGTACAAACAGAGAGTGGAAAGTGTCCCGTATTACTTGACCCAGAAGGATATTATCCTCATAACTTACGGAGATCAGGTTTTTCATCAAGGCGAAACTGCACTTGCTACCTTACGAAGATTCTTAAATGAGTATGTACAGGATGCGATAAACACGGTACATATTTTACCATTTTACCCTTACTCTTCCGATGATGGTTTTTCAATTGTGAACCATAAAGGTGTCTGCCCGCTCAAGGGCTCCTGGAAAGACATAGGAGAGATCAAGAAGAGTTATCGGATAATGTTTGACTGTGTCGTTAATCACGTATCACAGTTAAACCGATGGTTTACTGATTATCTGGCGAATACCCCCGCGTTTGAAAACTTTTTCATCGATGTTGATCCGAGTACAGATTTATCTAAAGTTGTAAGACCAAGAACCTCTCCTCTTTTAACTGAGTTTATCGATGATGAGGCAAAAATCAGAAACATCTGGACAACATTCAGTAATGATCAGGTGGATTTGAATTATGCTAATTATAAAGTATTACTCAAGATTTTAGACGTACTGCTTTTTTATATCGAGAAAGGCGCATCACTTATCAGACTTGATGCAATTGCTTTTATATGGAAAGAGTTCGGAACACCTTGTGTTCACCACCCGAAGACCCACGAGTTGATTCAGCTTATGCGCGAAGTTATGCATGCAGTTGCACCTGAGGTCATAATAATAACAGAGACAAATGTACCTCATGGTGAAAATGTCTCATACTTTGGAGGGGGTGATGACGAGGCTCAAATGGTTTACAATTTTGCGCTTCCTCCCCTTTTAGCGTTTTCCATATTAAAATCAGATACAACAAAGCTTACCCATTGGGCAAAAGAGCTGACTCTCCCGGATAGCGGGGTATGTTTTTTTAATTTTACTGCAAGTCATGACGGTGTCGGTGTAAGAGCGGTAAATGAGATTTTAGACGAAAACGAGATGGAATTTCTGGTGCAATCAACTGTTGAGCATGGGGGGCTGGTATCATACAGGGCAATTGGCGATGAAGAGGTGTCTCCTTACGAGTTAAATTGCAGTTATCTGGATTTGCTGACAGATCCGAAGGAGGATGATAATGTCAGGGTAAAAAGAATGATACTCTCACAGGCAGTTGTGCTCGTAATGCCGGGAGTTCCCGGCATCTATTTTCACTCATTAGTTGGTTCCCATAATTATCCTGAAGCGGTGAGAAAAACGAGAATCAACAGATCCATTAACAGAGACAGATTAAATTACGACAATTTAAAAGAGCTGCTTGAAGAAGAGGGGAGCCTGCAAAAGATTCTCTTTAAAAGATATAAACAGCTCTTGTCCATAAGAATAAACGAAGAGGCCTTTCATCCACTCAACAAATTTGAGATCCCTGATCTGGGGAGCAAGGTATTTGCTATAAAAAGATACGCTAAAGATGAGATTGAGTTTGTGCTTGCACTATTTAATTTTGACGGGAAGTGCGTGGAAATTACTCTTCCCTTTGAGGAACCTGAACCTCTGGTTGACATTCTCACACATACAAAAATCCATAGTAAGAAATTGACATTGGATTCCTATCAGATGGTTTGGTTGAAAAAGCACAAGGAAAATTAA
- a CDS encoding glutathione synthetase, with protein MYPWSKIEAETDTTLRLIHEAFTRKHTVAVATPSNLTMRDTVSSALCHILKKKAVIPGNIVSFYKKAEFRKSRLPLAGFDAIIMRCEPPLNPIALNFLDSVRNDVFIMNDIDGLRIANNKLYTSAFDDPGNKFIPVTHVSKNIEYLEEVLRESKTDKMIMKPLDGYGGRGIILIEKHAQQSFHSLLEFYINSREGGNYVILQEYVEGADQGDIRILMLNAEPIGAMRRIPAQGDIRSNIHAGGTVVKHNLTKAEKALCRHIGVKLIRDGLFFVGIDVINGKLIEVNVLSPGGIVRINRLNRTKLQKQVIDFVEGVVISKETLKIRKTEFKQVIEDAIVV; from the coding sequence ATGTATCCGTGGTCCAAGATTGAGGCTGAAACGGATACTACGCTTCGACTTATCCATGAGGCCTTTACAAGAAAACACACCGTAGCTGTGGCTACGCCGAGCAACTTGACAATGCGGGATACTGTTTCAAGTGCACTGTGTCATATCTTGAAAAAAAAAGCTGTTATTCCCGGCAATATTGTAAGTTTCTACAAAAAAGCAGAATTTAGAAAGTCAAGGCTGCCTTTGGCCGGTTTTGATGCCATCATTATGCGTTGTGAGCCCCCTTTAAATCCCATCGCACTCAACTTTCTCGATTCAGTGCGTAACGACGTATTTATTATGAATGATATTGATGGGCTGCGAATTGCCAATAATAAACTCTATACCTCAGCCTTTGATGACCCTGGAAACAAATTTATTCCGGTCACGCATGTCTCAAAAAACATAGAGTATTTAGAAGAGGTTTTAAGAGAGTCCAAGACCGATAAGATGATTATGAAACCACTGGATGGGTATGGTGGCAGAGGTATTATTTTAATTGAAAAACACGCACAGCAGAGCTTCCATTCGCTGCTTGAATTTTATATCAACAGTCGTGAAGGCGGAAACTATGTGATTTTACAAGAATATGTTGAAGGCGCAGATCAAGGCGATATCCGCATTCTGATGCTGAATGCTGAACCGATTGGCGCTATGCGGCGTATACCGGCCCAAGGGGATATCCGTTCTAATATTCACGCCGGAGGTACGGTAGTTAAACACAATTTAACAAAAGCTGAAAAAGCATTATGCAGGCATATTGGTGTCAAACTTATCAGAGACGGACTTTTTTTTGTAGGCATTGATGTAATTAACGGCAAGCTCATTGAGGTGAATGTATTAAGTCCGGGTGGCATTGTGCGCATAAATCGACTGAATCGGACAAAATTACAAAAACAGGTAATTGACTTTGTTGAAGGTGTCGTCATTTCCAAGGAAACGTTGAAAATCAGAAAAACTGAATTTAAGCAGGTGATTGAAGATGCAATTGTTGTCTGA
- the mgtE gene encoding magnesium transporter, translated as MSVNNALLSVIRRLIEEDHMMAARIIESLDDSEALDVMKAIPPLQSVKVIYDLQPSLVASFLIQLPDEFFEGIVDNLDPQKISDIILSLPDEMRDNLLEKTPEKKKRLIRELLTFPEDSVGRIMSRDYPAFRVDIKVMDVINKIRFMARRKASFAYAYVVDSDHRLVGILRMFDLLAASRDATVGAIMRKEVFSIDSFSSIEQASNYFKVHRYSAAPVVNSENRLLGIVKAEKLIQEAWEDIGEDIQKMVGVAPEERTFSSIWFSLRKRLPWLNVNLATAFAAAGVIAVFEDIIHQITALAIFLPVVAGQGGNAGAQTLAVVMRGLVMREISRGRFKGLILKEGILGTLNGIIIGLITAVIAWMWKGNPYLGIVVGLGMIVNMVAAGFAGAIIPIVMKKLGIDPAQSSSIILTTITDIVGFFAFLSFAVMFQEFIM; from the coding sequence ATGTCAGTTAATAACGCCTTATTATCAGTTATCAGGAGACTGATCGAAGAGGATCATATGATGGCTGCACGAATAATCGAGAGCCTGGATGATTCAGAGGCTCTTGATGTTATGAAAGCCATTCCTCCTCTGCAGTCCGTAAAGGTGATTTATGACCTGCAGCCAAGTCTTGTTGCCTCATTTCTGATTCAGCTTCCGGATGAATTCTTCGAGGGAATTGTTGACAATCTGGATCCTCAAAAAATCAGTGATATAATACTCAGCTTACCGGATGAAATGAGAGACAACCTGCTTGAAAAGACTCCTGAAAAGAAAAAGAGACTTATCAGGGAATTGCTCACGTTCCCGGAAGACAGTGTCGGCCGTATTATGAGCAGAGACTATCCGGCATTTCGTGTTGACATAAAAGTGATGGACGTTATTAACAAGATCAGGTTTATGGCACGCAGGAAAGCATCATTTGCTTACGCTTATGTGGTGGACAGTGATCATCGGTTAGTAGGGATATTGCGTATGTTCGATCTCCTTGCAGCATCAAGAGATGCTACGGTAGGGGCAATTATGAGAAAAGAGGTATTTTCTATAGACAGCTTTTCAAGTATAGAGCAAGCCAGCAACTATTTTAAAGTACACAGGTATTCAGCTGCACCTGTTGTGAATAGCGAAAACCGCCTGCTTGGAATTGTGAAAGCTGAAAAATTAATCCAGGAGGCATGGGAAGATATTGGTGAAGATATCCAGAAGATGGTTGGAGTAGCACCTGAGGAACGCACATTTTCATCTATATGGTTTTCTCTCCGCAAACGTCTGCCGTGGCTTAATGTGAACCTGGCAACTGCGTTTGCAGCCGCCGGTGTAATTGCAGTATTTGAGGATATTATCCATCAGATTACGGCCCTGGCAATCTTTCTTCCTGTTGTTGCAGGGCAGGGGGGTAATGCTGGTGCACAGACCCTGGCGGTTGTCATGAGAGGGCTGGTAATGCGGGAAATTTCCAGGGGCAGGTTTAAAGGGTTGATCTTGAAGGAGGGTATTTTAGGCACTCTGAATGGAATTATCATAGGTCTCATAACCGCTGTGATAGCATGGATGTGGAAGGGTAATCCGTACCTGGGAATCGTTGTTGGTCTGGGAATGATTGTAAATATGGTCGCAGCAGGTTTTGCCGGAGCTATAATCCCGATAGTTATGAAGAAACTTGGGATAGATCCGGCTCAATCATCAAGCATTATCTTGACAACAATTACTGATATCGTGGGATTCTTTGCATTCCTGAGCTTTGCTGTGATGTTCCAGGAATTTATCATGTAA
- a CDS encoding fibronectin type III domain-containing protein: MIIVAAVKKVRKHSLSCLSVCSFAVAVFFFNTHCFSAQISVTWSPNIEKNIAGYKVYYGDSSRNYNNSIDVGSRTSYTISNLREGNTYFIGITAYDFNGNESGYSDEIRYDASTPVNNSPLESLEGTQKTLHTKRTNDGFVYAAKHSRVVHLPDCEKLISGIEGETKKGETVQASDSKIDALHNQITQIEKEITELRKKYFDEYPKIVQRKKQITGLEKQIEEESLRNVNKQNINKNPGSNNLLETENVVTFPSLEEAMEEGAVACPVCNP; this comes from the coding sequence ATGATCATTGTGGCAGCAGTAAAAAAAGTAAGAAAACACTCTCTTTCCTGTCTGAGTGTTTGTTCTTTCGCAGTAGCAGTATTTTTTTTCAATACACACTGTTTTTCCGCTCAAATTTCAGTAACGTGGTCACCGAATATCGAAAAAAATATTGCAGGGTATAAAGTATACTATGGAGACTCAAGCAGGAATTATAATAACAGCATTGACGTTGGCAGCAGGACAAGTTACACGATATCAAATCTTAGAGAGGGGAATACGTATTTCATCGGAATAACTGCATACGATTTCAATGGTAATGAGAGTGGTTACTCCGATGAAATACGTTACGATGCCTCGACTCCTGTTAACAATTCTCCACTCGAATCTTTAGAAGGTACGCAGAAGACGCTGCACACAAAAAGAACCAATGACGGTTTCGTATACGCTGCAAAACATTCTCGTGTTGTTCACCTCCCTGATTGTGAAAAACTTATTTCCGGCATTGAAGGTGAAACAAAAAAAGGTGAAACGGTTCAGGCATCTGATTCCAAAATAGATGCTTTGCATAACCAGATAACTCAGATAGAAAAAGAGATTACAGAGTTGCGTAAGAAGTATTTTGATGAATACCCGAAAATCGTTCAACGGAAAAAGCAAATAACTGGTCTGGAAAAACAGATAGAGGAAGAATCTCTCAGGAACGTCAACAAGCAGAACATAAACAAAAATCCTGGATCAAACAATCTGCTTGAAACTGAAAACGTAGTGACATTCCCCTCTTTAGAAGAAGCCATGGAAGAGGGTGCTGTTGCGTGTCCTGTCTGTAATCCGTGA
- a CDS encoding flavohemoglobin expression-modulating QEGLA motif protein: MQLLSERACIEAIKNGETFQAEIEGGSFSLKIDEYSFFICTAIHNGHRLRQELVNKCALDEAERLYEEDPFTGDLISSLPITLVALDSRYEYDLNRSPEQCVYERAWGKSVWSSPLTEDECKTSQHKHHVFYRILSVLLEKLQSQFGSCLIYDIHSYNYQRLTITDTPVFNIGTEQLNKHRWNSVIQHWNKTLNKTTLHNVDVRSATDEVFFGRGYLANFVRQHFRNTLVLPTEVKKIFMKENTGDVYPLVLPELKEVLKQSILKTALYFSKYHTNKNHSKKAVLLSSNLESSILNLDKQLYHLARGIETLTYINPQNIAVEKKRFFSKNYNYVPSFTYKHLDINPYEFREKLYRLPVDDIRDVSIQQFYRDVIDAYAIKVDLIASVGKEKFLYNSLRYYGEPSENDNKTAEFLLFAKEFEPNEASTIDAAGIRDAFLAAIDKHLIKCRVLLTDNIIANAMVKSTSRLILINRAACINKRELNALIHHELEVHMLTTVNSENQKLKIFRLGLPGNTCTQEGLAVLSEYMTGNLTLQRLKVLALRVIAVKMMIKDYDFSRTFKILVDDYALNQNEAFKITARVYRGGGFTKDFLYLRGLRMALQQFKICDISPLFVGKTSFEYLDIINELIQRKMIDPPVMLPYFLTTKKLYRPDKVLEYLLESMR; encoded by the coding sequence ATGCAATTGTTGTCTGAGCGTGCCTGCATTGAGGCAATAAAAAATGGAGAGACTTTTCAGGCTGAAATAGAAGGCGGATCATTCTCTCTCAAGATTGATGAGTACAGTTTCTTTATCTGTACCGCAATTCACAATGGGCACCGTTTACGCCAGGAGTTAGTTAATAAATGCGCACTGGATGAAGCGGAACGTTTATACGAAGAAGACCCTTTTACCGGTGATTTAATCTCTTCCCTGCCGATTACGCTGGTTGCTCTTGATTCTCGCTATGAATATGATTTAAACCGTTCCCCGGAACAGTGTGTATATGAGCGGGCATGGGGAAAATCTGTCTGGAGCTCCCCGTTGACAGAAGATGAATGCAAAACAAGCCAACACAAACATCATGTTTTTTATCGAATCCTTAGTGTGCTTTTAGAGAAGCTGCAGTCACAGTTCGGATCCTGTTTGATCTATGATATTCATTCCTACAATTACCAAAGATTAACGATAACCGACACACCTGTTTTTAATATCGGCACTGAACAACTGAACAAACATCGGTGGAATTCGGTAATTCAGCATTGGAATAAAACTCTTAACAAGACTACTCTTCACAATGTTGATGTGCGTTCCGCAACTGATGAAGTGTTTTTCGGGCGGGGTTACCTTGCTAACTTTGTCAGGCAACATTTTCGTAATACCTTGGTATTGCCAACCGAAGTCAAAAAAATATTTATGAAGGAAAATACCGGTGATGTATACCCACTGGTTTTACCTGAATTAAAAGAAGTATTGAAACAGTCCATTTTAAAAACCGCTCTTTACTTCTCTAAATATCACACGAATAAAAATCACTCGAAAAAAGCGGTACTTTTATCCTCAAACCTGGAGTCATCGATTCTCAACCTGGATAAACAGCTGTATCATCTTGCCAGGGGGATTGAAACCTTAACGTATATTAATCCACAAAACATAGCGGTGGAGAAAAAGCGTTTCTTTTCAAAAAATTACAACTATGTCCCCTCATTTACTTATAAGCATCTGGATATCAACCCCTATGAATTTCGGGAAAAACTTTATCGTTTACCGGTTGATGATATTCGTGATGTCAGTATTCAGCAGTTTTATCGGGATGTTATTGATGCCTATGCCATAAAAGTAGACCTGATAGCATCAGTAGGTAAAGAAAAGTTTCTCTATAACTCGTTGCGTTATTATGGAGAACCATCAGAGAATGATAATAAGACGGCGGAATTTCTGCTGTTTGCTAAAGAGTTTGAGCCAAACGAAGCGAGTACGATAGATGCCGCAGGGATAAGAGATGCATTTCTCGCTGCTATTGATAAGCATCTGATAAAGTGTCGGGTTCTTTTGACCGACAACATTATTGCAAACGCAATGGTAAAATCAACAAGCAGATTGATTCTGATTAACAGGGCTGCCTGCATTAATAAAAGAGAACTCAATGCATTGATTCATCATGAACTGGAAGTGCATATGTTGACAACAGTTAATAGTGAAAACCAGAAACTGAAAATTTTCAGGTTGGGATTACCCGGTAATACCTGCACACAGGAGGGTCTTGCAGTATTAAGTGAATACATGACAGGCAATTTAACGTTGCAGCGGTTGAAAGTGCTCGCATTGAGAGTAATTGCCGTTAAAATGATGATAAAAGACTACGATTTTTCCCGAACATTCAAGATCCTGGTGGATGATTATGCCTTAAATCAGAATGAAGCCTTCAAAATAACCGCTCGTGTCTATCGTGGTGGAGGTTTTACAAAAGATTTCTTATATTTAAGAGGGTTACGGATGGCATTGCAGCAATTCAAAATCTGTGATATAAGTCCATTATTTGTCGGCAAAACCTCGTTCGAGTATCTGGATATAATTAATGAACTCATTCAGCGAAAAATGATCGATCCTCCTGTTATGTTGCCGTATTTCCTGACTACGAAAAAACTCTATCGCCCTGATAAAGTTCTGGAATATCTCCTCGAATCAATGCGCTGA
- a CDS encoding D-glycerate dehydrogenase, which yields MRSLIVSFNVYVTRNIPSDGISRLRMICDNVEINPDDRSLTYEELLAQVKGRDALLTMLSDTIDANLIHEAQDLKIIANYAVGYDNIDIKAATAKGVVVTNTPGVLTDSTADMAWALLFSIARRVVEGDRFTRTGKFLGWEPLLLLGGDFREKTLGIIGAGRIGTAVALRSRGWDMKVLYTTWSSRNSMLEETLNAKRVDLETLLRESDFVSINTRFSEETRHLIGLREFSKMKPTAYLVNTARGAVIDEAALVVALENGQIAGAGLDVYEDEPGLKPGLAELNNVVLAPHLGSATIETRTKMSLMAAENIIAVLNNRKPENAVNPQV from the coding sequence ATGAGGAGCTTAATTGTGTCTTTTAATGTGTATGTTACCCGAAATATTCCCAGCGACGGTATTTCCCGATTGCGCATGATTTGCGATAACGTTGAAATAAACCCGGACGACAGATCTTTAACCTATGAAGAACTTCTGGCACAGGTAAAAGGGAGAGATGCCTTACTTACCATGCTTTCCGATACAATTGATGCAAATCTGATACATGAAGCACAAGATCTGAAGATAATTGCCAATTATGCCGTAGGGTATGACAATATCGATATAAAAGCGGCAACTGCTAAAGGCGTTGTCGTTACCAACACCCCCGGTGTATTGACAGACAGCACGGCGGATATGGCGTGGGCGCTCCTCTTTTCCATTGCCAGAAGAGTCGTGGAAGGTGACAGATTTACCCGTACCGGAAAATTTCTGGGTTGGGAACCTCTGCTTCTCCTGGGCGGAGATTTCAGGGAGAAGACGCTTGGAATTATTGGCGCCGGAAGAATCGGCACAGCTGTGGCCTTGCGATCAAGAGGATGGGACATGAAGGTGCTCTATACTACATGGAGCAGCAGAAATTCCATGCTGGAAGAGACGTTGAACGCAAAGAGGGTAGATCTGGAAACACTTTTGCGGGAATCTGATTTTGTCTCTATCAATACCCGATTTTCTGAGGAGACGAGGCATTTAATCGGGCTCAGGGAGTTTTCAAAAATGAAGCCTACGGCCTATCTCGTTAATACGGCGCGCGGAGCGGTAATTGATGAAGCGGCACTGGTAGTGGCGTTAGAGAATGGTCAGATTGCCGGAGCGGGACTGGATGTGTATGAAGATGAGCCGGGACTAAAACCCGGCCTGGCCGAGCTGAATAACGTTGTCCTTGCTCCGCACCTTGGCAGTGCAACCATCGAAACCCGCACAAAAATGTCTCTCATGGCTGCGGAGAATATCATAGCCGTCTTAAACAATCGGAAACCGGAAAATGCGGTTAATCCTCAAGTATAA
- a CDS encoding DUF3365 domain-containing protein, giving the protein MLKTGKKLLFVTVMVYFLVNAPVIAEEPSQKRMFVSPQDIGIEKAVDRAKKTVRMIDDMYKTFIVLVTKEYVTDPTMFSALILSKKVFEAMSKKGWHEARLLGTDEAPHNPENSPKDGFERDAVEALISGKNYYEKVEMVEGKYYLRSATSVIAVMEGCTICHPGKKVGDLLGAISYRISVNEYFD; this is encoded by the coding sequence GTGTTAAAAACGGGTAAAAAACTGCTTTTTGTTACCGTAATGGTCTATTTTCTTGTAAACGCTCCGGTAATTGCTGAGGAACCTTCACAGAAGCGCATGTTTGTATCACCGCAGGATATCGGAATAGAAAAGGCAGTAGATAGAGCAAAAAAGACAGTGAGAATGATAGATGATATGTATAAGACATTTATTGTTCTTGTCACAAAAGAGTATGTGACAGATCCGACCATGTTTTCTGCTCTTATTCTCTCCAAAAAAGTGTTTGAAGCAATGAGTAAAAAGGGGTGGCATGAGGCGAGATTGCTGGGCACAGACGAAGCTCCGCATAATCCGGAGAATTCCCCGAAAGATGGTTTTGAAAGAGATGCCGTTGAAGCGTTGATCTCCGGGAAAAACTATTATGAAAAAGTTGAAATGGTCGAGGGCAAATACTATTTACGCTCAGCTACCAGTGTAATTGCTGTTATGGAGGGATGTACGATCTGTCACCCGGGTAAAAAAGTCGGAGATCTTTTAGGTGCCATCTCATACAGAATATCGGTGAATGAGTATTTTGATTAA
- a CDS encoding cation transporter, which translates to MSVDRYVSLVYQSVILLLLGAVMGIRTADGSSLLKDKDGFTQQYENDETRTYEEDELMEEDVEPGFPDNADIEDEEIEEIVLKIKGMTCGRCEETLKTAFLACHGIKEASVSYKESEAIIKVNVFEVDYDEVVAVVNRAGFSVLEEE; encoded by the coding sequence ATGTCGGTGGATAGATATGTAAGCCTTGTTTATCAATCAGTTATTTTATTACTTCTGGGAGCAGTGATGGGAATACGCACGGCAGACGGCTCATCTTTACTGAAAGATAAAGATGGATTCACACAACAATATGAGAATGATGAAACACGCACCTATGAAGAGGATGAGCTCATGGAAGAAGATGTTGAGCCGGGATTCCCGGACAATGCTGATATCGAGGATGAAGAAATAGAAGAAATTGTACTGAAAATTAAAGGTATGACTTGTGGCAGGTGCGAAGAGACTTTAAAAACCGCCTTTTTAGCATGCCACGGTATTAAAGAGGCAAGTGTCAGCTATAAAGAATCTGAGGCCATTATCAAAGTGAATGTGTTTGAGGTTGATTATGATGAAGTTGTAGCGGTGGTAAATAGGGCAGGATTTTCTGTTCTCGAAGAGGAGTAA
- a CDS encoding Glu/Leu/Phe/Val dehydrogenase yields MESILPFFEQVNIHFDKAARYTNYAPGILEEIKVCNSVYHMTFPLKRDDGTIETIHAWRAEHSHHKLPTKGGIRFSTLVNEDEIMALAALMTYKCAVVDVPFGGAKGGIQINVEKYSVGELERITRRYTYELVNKNFIGPGIDVPAPDYGTGEREMAWILDTYNAMTPDKLDALACVTGKPIEQGGMHGRKEATGLGVYYGLREVCSFVEDMKALGLLPGLEGKSVVIQGFGNVGYHAAKFLMEGGAIITGLAEYTGAIHNSRGLDVEKVNSYRNENGSILNFPGATTLANPSDVLELECDILVPAALENQITSNNVNRIKARIIAEAANGPVTPAAHDLLLKKGVLVIPDTYLNAGGVTVSYFEWLKNLSHVRFGRMGRRFQENSSKDFIVAIEKITGKKFPKEELIKLVHGPEEKTLAKSALEDTMTVAYNEIRETRNQHGSSVDLRTASFIKAIHKVACSYMELGIFP; encoded by the coding sequence ATGGAATCAATTCTTCCTTTTTTTGAACAGGTAAATATTCATTTCGACAAAGCCGCAAGATACACAAATTATGCTCCCGGTATATTGGAGGAGATTAAGGTTTGCAACAGTGTCTACCACATGACGTTTCCCCTCAAACGAGATGACGGCACGATTGAAACCATTCACGCGTGGAGGGCAGAACACAGCCACCATAAATTACCCACAAAGGGTGGAATTCGTTTTAGCACCCTGGTGAACGAAGATGAGATAATGGCACTTGCCGCATTAATGACGTATAAGTGCGCTGTTGTAGATGTCCCCTTTGGTGGAGCAAAAGGCGGCATTCAAATCAACGTTGAAAAATATTCAGTGGGAGAACTTGAACGTATTACCCGACGTTATACGTATGAACTGGTCAATAAAAACTTCATTGGTCCCGGCATTGATGTGCCGGCACCGGATTATGGTACGGGGGAACGTGAAATGGCGTGGATCCTGGACACATACAACGCAATGACTCCGGACAAACTTGACGCCCTCGCGTGTGTGACGGGTAAACCGATAGAACAGGGAGGTATGCACGGGAGGAAAGAAGCGACCGGTCTTGGAGTATATTATGGCCTCCGTGAAGTGTGCAGTTTTGTGGAAGATATGAAAGCACTTGGTCTTCTTCCCGGTTTAGAGGGAAAATCGGTCGTGATTCAAGGATTTGGGAATGTAGGCTACCATGCTGCAAAATTCCTGATGGAAGGAGGAGCGATCATCACGGGATTGGCTGAATATACAGGAGCCATTCATAATAGCAGAGGGTTGGATGTAGAAAAAGTCAACTCATACCGCAACGAGAATGGTTCGATCCTGAATTTTCCCGGTGCCACGACATTGGCAAATCCGTCAGATGTGCTTGAATTGGAATGTGATATTCTGGTTCCTGCTGCCCTTGAAAATCAGATTACCAGCAATAATGTCAATCGTATTAAAGCCCGAATCATTGCAGAAGCGGCAAACGGGCCGGTTACTCCGGCTGCGCACGATCTTCTCCTGAAAAAGGGTGTTCTTGTTATCCCTGACACCTATTTAAATGCCGGAGGGGTAACTGTTTCGTATTTTGAATGGCTTAAAAACCTGTCTCATGTTCGTTTTGGACGGATGGGAAGACGTTTCCAGGAAAATAGCAGCAAGGATTTTATTGTGGCGATAGAGAAGATTACGGGAAAAAAATTTCCGAAAGAGGAATTAATAAAACTGGTGCATGGCCCCGAAGAGAAAACATTAGCAAAATCCGCCCTTGAAGACACTATGACTGTAGCTTACAACGAAATCCGGGAAACCAGAAACCAGCACGGCTCAAGCGTCGACTTGCGGACAGCTTCCTTTATCAAGGCAATTCACAAGGTTGCCTGTTCTTATATGGAACTGGGAATTTTTCCATAA